TGGGGCTGGGCAACCAGCGCTTCGTCCCCATCGAGGACGTGATCGGCGAGCACCTCAAGAAGCTCTTCCCGGGCATGGACGTGCTCGGCGCCCACACCTTCCGGGTCACCCGCAACGAGGACCTCGAGGTCGAGGAGGACGACGCCGAGAACCTCCTCAAGGCGCTCGAGAAGGAGCTCCAGCGGCGCCGCTTCGGCCCGCCCGTGCGCCTCGAGGTCGAGCAGTCGATGGACCCCAAGGTCCTCGACCTCCTGGTCTCCGAGCTCGGCGTGGGCCGCGACGAGGTCGTCTCCCTGCCCGGCCCCCTCGACCTCACCGGCCTGCACTCCATCGCCGACCTGCCGCGTGACGACCTCAAGTACGCCGCGTTCCTGCCGACCACGCACCCGAGCCTGGCCGAGGTCGAGTCGTCCTCCCCCGTCGACGTCTTCGACTCCGTGGCGCGCCACGACGTGCTGCTGCACCACCCCTACGACTCGTTCGCCACGTCGGTGCAGCGCTTCCTCGAGCAGGCCGCCGCCGACCCGCACGTCCTGGCGATCAAGCAGACCCTCTACCGCACGTCCGGCGACAGCCCGATCATCGAGGCGCTCATCGACGCCGCCGAGGCCGGCAAGCAGGTGCTGGTGATCGTGGAGATCAAGGCGCGCTTCGACGAGCAGGCCAACATCCGCTGGGCCCGCAAGCTCGAGCAGGCCGGCTGCCACGTCGTCTACGGCCTCGTCGGGCTCAAGACCCACTGCAAGCTGTCGATGGTGGTGCGCGACGAGCCCGAGGGCATCCGTCGCTACGTCCACCTCGGCACCGGCAACTACAACCCGAAGACCGCCCGCGTCTACGAGGACCTCGGCCTGCTCACGGCCAACCCGGAGATCGGCGAGGACGTCGCGCTGCTCTTCAATAACCTCTCGGGCATCAGCCGCAACCGCACCTACGACCACCTCCTCGTCGCACCGCACAGCGTGCGCGAGGGGCTCATCGCCCAGATCCACCAGGAGATCGCCCACCACCAGGCCGGCCGCCCCGCGGGGATCCGGATCAAGGCCAACTCGGTGGTCGACGAGGCGGTGATCGACGCGCTCTACCTCGCCTCGCAGGAGGGGGTGCGCGTGGAGCTGGTGATCCGCGGCATCTGCGCGCTGCGCCCCGGCGTACCCGGCCTGTCCGAGACCGTGCGGGTGCGCTCGATCCTGGGCAGGTTCCTCGAGCACAGCCGGGTGTTCTGGTTCGACAACGGCGGCGACCCGGCGGCGTGGATCGGCTCGGCCGACATGATGCACCGCAACCTCGACCGCCGCGTCGAGGTGCTCGTACGCCTGCGCGACCCGCACGTCGTCGCCCAGGTGGGGGCGCTGCTCGACCTGTCGCTCGACCCGGACACCACCGGGTGGGAGCTGGGCTCGGACGGCGAGTGGCACCTCCAGGTCGGCGTACGCCACCTCCACGACGAGCTGATCGCCCGGCAGCGGGGCCGCCGCCGCTGAGCGCCGCGTCACACCCGCGCGACGACGTACGCCGCAACTTGCGTCGGAAGGCGGCCGACCCCCTAGCATGAACCACGGTTCATCCGCCCCCCGTTCGGAGTTCACCGTGCGTTTGAAGTTCCGCCCTGTCGACAGCTCGTTCTACGACCTCTTCAGCGAGGCCGCCAACCACCTCGTCGTCGGCTCCCAGCTCCTCAACGAGATGCTGTCCGCCGGCAGCTCCAAGGCAGAGGTCGCCCAGCGCATGCGCGAGGCCGAGCACGCCGCGGACGAGACCACCCACTCGATCATCCGACGGGTGAACAGCACCTTCGTCACGCCTTTCGACCGCGAGGACATCTACTCCCTCGCCTCGGCGCTCGACGACGTCATGGACATGATGGACGAGGCCGTCGACCTGGTCCTCCTCTACGAGGTCACCTCGCTGCCCCCGGAGACCACCCAGCAGGTCGAGGTCCTCCAGCGCTGCGCCGAGCTCACCGCCGCGGCGATGCCGCAGCTCGAGTCGATGGGCAAGCTCGACGAGTACTGGATCGAGATCAACCGGCTCGAGAACACCGGCGACAAGTCCTACCGCCGCATCCTCGCCAACCTCTTCAGCGGTGAGCACGAGGCGCTCGAGGTGATGAAGCTCAAGGACATCGTGGAGTCCCTCGAGGGGGCGATCGACGCCTTCGAGAAGGTCGCCAACATCGTGGAGCAGATCGCCGTCAAGGAGTCGTAGGCCTGATGGAGATCGGGATCATCATCGCGGTCGTCGTCGTCGCCCTGGTGTTTGACTACACCAACGGCTTCCACGACGCCGCCAACGCCATCGCGACGTCCGTCTCGACGGGCGCCCTCAAGCCGCGCGTCGCGCTGGCCATGGCCGCCGTCATGAACTTCGTCGGCGCCTTCCTCGGCCAGAAGGTCGCCCAGACCGTCTCGGAGACGATCGACCCCGGCACCGGCAGCCATGCCCTCGTGATCGTGATGTGCGGCCTCCTCGGCGCCATCACCTGGAACCTGATCACCTGGTACTACGGCCTGCCCTCGTCGTCCTCGCACGCCCTCATCGGCGGCCTCGTGGGCTCCGCGGTCGCCGCGGGCGCCACCGCCAACTGGGGCGTCGTGCTGGAGAAGGTCGTCATCCCGATGTTCCTCTCCCCCATCGTCGCCTTCTCCCTCGGCTTCGTGCTGATGGTGGCGATCATGTGGATGTTCCGCAACGCCAACCCCGGCCGCGCCAACCGTGGCTTCAAGATCGCGCAGACGATCTCCGCAGCCGCGATGGCGCTCGGTCACGGCCTCCAGGACGCCCAGAAGACGATGGGCGTGATCTTCCTGGCGCTCCTCGCCGGCGGCTACGTCGGTGCCGACGACCCGCTCCCGCTCTGGGTCATCATCGCCGCGGCCGCAGCCATCTCCGCCGGCACCTACTCCGGCGGCTGGCGCATCATGCGCACGCTGGGCCGTCGCATCATCCACCTCGACCCGCCCCGCGGCTTCGCGGCCGAGTCGGTGGCCGCATCGGTGCTGTACTCGACGGCGTACGTCTTCGAGGCGCCGATCTCGACCACCCACACCATCACCTCCGCGGTCATGGGCGTCGGCGCGACCAAGCGCCTGTCGGCCGTGCGCTGGGGCGTGGCGAAGTCGATCCTCACCGCCTGGGTGCTGACCTTCCCGGCCGCCGGCTTCGCCGCCGCGGTCTGCTACTGGATCGCGCACCTCTTCCTGCCCTGACGGGGCTTTCGGGGGCTCGGGGTCCGGCTTCCGCCCCCGTCTTCCGCCCCCGGCTTCCGCCCCCGTCTTCCGCCCCCGTCTTCCCCCCCGTCTTCCGCCCCCGCCCCGCCCCCGCCCCGATATCTGAGGACGTCCTGAACGTCCCGGACCCCGATTCACGTCCCTCACGTCCTCAGATATGTCGGGTGGGCGGATCAGGCCGCCCGCTGCCGATGGGCAAGCAGGCGCCTTCTCTCGTACGCCGACAGCGCGCGGCGAGCGGCCACGGTGGTGGTGTCCTTCCACCAGGTCGGGGTCACGAGCGTCCACTCGCGGTCCGACGCCGGGCGGCGGCCCGCCCGGGCGTACGCGTCGCGCAGTCGCAGGCGGAAGGGGTCGCTGTCAGCGATGTCGCCGGACATCATCGTGACGCCCTCCAGGCCGAGCCGGCGGTAGGCAGCCTCCTTCGCCACGTCCGCGTGGCGCACCTTGCCGGCGAGGTGCAGTCCACCGTCGTACATGCCGTAGACCCCCGCGACGGGGTCGATCGCGTCCGGAGTGCCGACGAAGCGGCCACTCCGGTCGAAGACCGGCACGTTCATCAGGAGGCGGGGTCGGCCCATCTCCTCCCTCCACTCGCACCTCAGCACCGGCTCCATCGGCGACCACGAATTCTCGTCGAGCTCCGGCAGGACCCGCCGTACGCGTTCGACCCCGCGCCGCGCGACGAGGTCGGTGTCGACGTAGGCGGCGAGCTCGTCGATCGACACGAGGTCGTTGAAGGCCGCTATGTCGAAGGCCACGACCGCGGCCCGGTCATCCAGGGCGTAGCGCATCGCGTAGGCGACGCTCCACAGCGGCTCGGTGACCCGTACGCCACCGTGTCGGAGGACGTATCGCGGGGCGATGACCTCCTGCGACACCTCCAGGCCGAGGCGCGGCCGCATCCGGTGGCCGCTGCTGACCGCGACCGGGACGTCCAGCAGCTCGCCGCCGCGTCCCGCCCCACCGAACCAGACCCCGCCGAGCCACGACAACCCGGCCCATCCGGTCACCCCGCCATATCCCGGGAGGAGCGCCGCTGCCTCGACGATGCGCTGTGCGGGGTCGCTGACGTCGACCGATGCCGGCACCCACAGGTTGTCCCCGCATCGTCGCCACTCGCCGGAACGCGTGCCCCACGAGGTCGGTCCGTCCACGCCCAGCGGATCTCGACGCGACGGCCACCGCACGCCGGGCCGCAGGCCCTCACGCGGACCGATCCCACGCGCCGGCCAGGCGCCCGCCGTCCTGCCGTCCGAGTCCACGACTGCATCGTGGGCCGAACCTGTCGCCCCCCGCTCGAATCATCCACAGTCCCCCGACGGCCGGCGGACATCTGAGGACAGGGTGAACGTCGGAGAGGCCGATCCCCGACCACCACGTCCTCAGATATCGGGGTGGCCGGGAACGCCCTGGTGGATCAAACCCCCGATCGACCCACCAGGACGTACCCGACCACCCCGACCCGTGCGAGGCCAAGGCCCATGGCTCAGCCGAAGCGGCCGGAGATGTAGTCCTCGGTGCGCTTGTCGTTCGGGTTGGAGAAGATCGTCGACGTGAGGTCGTACTCCACGAGCAGGCCGGTGCGGTTGCCGGTGGTCTCGTCCGGACGCGCGGTGAAGAACGCGGTGCGGTCCGAGACGCGGGCGGCCTGCTGCATGTTGTGGGTCACGACGATGATCGTGTACTCGTTGCGCAGCTCGAGCATGAGGTCCTCGACGCGCGCGGTGGCGATCGGGTCGAGCGCCGAGCACGGCTCGTCCATGAGGATCACGTCGGGCTTGGTGGCGATCGTCCGGGCGATGCAGAGGCGCTGCTGTTGCCCACCGGAGAGGCCGTACGCCGACTGCTTGAGCTTGTCCTTGACCTCTTCCCAGAGCGCAGCGCCCCGCAGCGCCTCCTCGACCAGGTCGTCCATGTTGTCGACCTTCATGCCGGTGACCCGCGGGCCGTAGGCGATGTTGTCGTAGATCGACTTCGGGAACGGGTTGGGCTTCTGGAAGACCATGCCGATCTGGGTGCGTACGGCGATCGGGTCGACGTTCTTCTCGTAGATGTCCTGCCCGTGGTAGAGCACGCCGCCCTCGACGTGGGCGCCGGCGACCAGGTCGTTCATCCGGTTCAGGCAGCGCAGCACCGTGGACTTGCCACAGCCCGAGGGGCCGATCATCGCGGTGATCTCGTGGCGGCCGTAGGCGAGGTTCACGTCGTGCACGGCGTGGAAGTCGCCGTAGAACACGTTGAGGTCGCGCGTCTCCATCACCGGGTTGACCGGGGAGTCGGGCAGACGCCGCTCCGCGCTCATGTGGACGTCGCCGAGCGAACCCATCTGCGGGAACGTGTCGGAGGAAGTGGCAGAA
This sequence is a window from Nocardioides sp. S5. Protein-coding genes within it:
- a CDS encoding RNA degradosome polyphosphate kinase, translating into MNDPATLTSAISPSVDEGPVAQPFGHPTDTFDVEPPYTPDAAAIEAVEKFDDRFIDREISWLHFNQRVLELAEDPGLPLLERARFLAIFASNLDEFFMVRVAGLKRRIAAGVAVRAASGLMPREQLEQLWVSSRDLMERHARALVDLLPELGGHGIEILRWSELDREEQKVCKKLFKDRIFPVLTPLAVDPAHPFPYISGLSLNLAVVVRHPETGTEHFARVKVPPTFGRFVGLGNQRFVPIEDVIGEHLKKLFPGMDVLGAHTFRVTRNEDLEVEEDDAENLLKALEKELQRRRFGPPVRLEVEQSMDPKVLDLLVSELGVGRDEVVSLPGPLDLTGLHSIADLPRDDLKYAAFLPTTHPSLAEVESSSPVDVFDSVARHDVLLHHPYDSFATSVQRFLEQAAADPHVLAIKQTLYRTSGDSPIIEALIDAAEAGKQVLVIVEIKARFDEQANIRWARKLEQAGCHVVYGLVGLKTHCKLSMVVRDEPEGIRRYVHLGTGNYNPKTARVYEDLGLLTANPEIGEDVALLFNNLSGISRNRTYDHLLVAPHSVREGLIAQIHQEIAHHQAGRPAGIRIKANSVVDEAVIDALYLASQEGVRVELVIRGICALRPGVPGLSETVRVRSILGRFLEHSRVFWFDNGGDPAAWIGSADMMHRNLDRRVEVLVRLRDPHVVAQVGALLDLSLDPDTTGWELGSDGEWHLQVGVRHLHDELIARQRGRRR
- a CDS encoding DUF47 family protein, translated to MRLKFRPVDSSFYDLFSEAANHLVVGSQLLNEMLSAGSSKAEVAQRMREAEHAADETTHSIIRRVNSTFVTPFDREDIYSLASALDDVMDMMDEAVDLVLLYEVTSLPPETTQQVEVLQRCAELTAAAMPQLESMGKLDEYWIEINRLENTGDKSYRRILANLFSGEHEALEVMKLKDIVESLEGAIDAFEKVANIVEQIAVKES
- a CDS encoding inorganic phosphate transporter translates to MEIGIIIAVVVVALVFDYTNGFHDAANAIATSVSTGALKPRVALAMAAVMNFVGAFLGQKVAQTVSETIDPGTGSHALVIVMCGLLGAITWNLITWYYGLPSSSSHALIGGLVGSAVAAGATANWGVVLEKVVIPMFLSPIVAFSLGFVLMVAIMWMFRNANPGRANRGFKIAQTISAAAMALGHGLQDAQKTMGVIFLALLAGGYVGADDPLPLWVIIAAAAAISAGTYSGGWRIMRTLGRRIIHLDPPRGFAAESVAASVLYSTAYVFEAPISTTHTITSAVMGVGATKRLSAVRWGVAKSILTAWVLTFPAAGFAAAVCYWIAHLFLP
- the pstB gene encoding phosphate ABC transporter ATP-binding protein PstB, with the translated sequence MSAERRLPDSPVNPVMETRDLNVFYGDFHAVHDVNLAYGRHEITAMIGPSGCGKSTVLRCLNRMNDLVAGAHVEGGVLYHGQDIYEKNVDPIAVRTQIGMVFQKPNPFPKSIYDNIAYGPRVTGMKVDNMDDLVEEALRGAALWEEVKDKLKQSAYGLSGGQQQRLCIARTIATKPDVILMDEPCSALDPIATARVEDLMLELRNEYTIIVVTHNMQQAARVSDRTAFFTARPDETTGNRTGLLVEYDLTSTIFSNPNDKRTEDYISGRFG